The genomic stretch ACTCCAGTTGACACTAAAGACACAAGTGAGACACGTACGAGGCCTGGCATGCACTCTGTtgggagtgtgcgtgtgtgtgcgcgtgtgtgcgtgtgggtgggtgggggtgcgtgggtgggtgggggttggggggcttGCAGTAGGGCGGGCAGCACTGAATGCCTAAATGATGGAGACCCCCGGCGCTAAAACTGAACCACCTTTGTGCGCGGTGCGGCCGCGCTGGCGCGTGCACGGCATACTTATGACGTGACTGGTGCGACTGGCACTGCTCCGGTCACattaatcaaaataaatctGTAACTCTACAGagctcacgcacacacgctctctctctctctctcacacacacacgcacgcacgcacacacacacacacaccgtacgACGGGTCGTCTTTCCTGCGCCAGCTCGCACCTGCTAATGCAAGCACGCTGAAACGCACAGTTATTAATTTATGCACTCGCGGGGGGGGGATTTAGACTCCGCTTGACGTCAACCgtagtttttattttcaaaaagcaaaataaatagatggaaatgtacaaaatgaaaagaaatgcaAAGCGTGACGGATTCCATTTCACATCTCCACGCTGGTGACGCGAAGTCTGATATCAGAGCCAAAGAGCCGCGAGGAACACCGAAAGGCCGCTGGGGGCTTAACAAGTGACGTGCACGCTCACAACGAGGCATACTAATGATTAAAGGACGGCGGGGCTGCTGGCCCTTCGGTACCCGCACGGATTTCACTCTGCAGACGCGTGAGCGGACGCGTCTGCGCGCGCTGTAAAACTGGGTTAGCCATTAACATTAcgaacttttttttattgccaCTGTGGAGGAGAGCCCGGGGCGTCCAACTCTGACTCGCGCTGCTCTTACCTCATTAGAGAGGATGCTGCCGTTGGAGATGATGTCCGGTTGTTGGTCACAGTAGCCCGTGACGATCGCGCCGCAGGGGTTGGCGTGGTCCGCCTCGGTGTTCCTGGACGGGCTGCACGGCTTCAGGAACATCAAGTCCGTTTTGGCGGACTCTGGTGTCAGACACACCTGGTAGCAGTaggagttctggttctggtggtgatgGGAGCCAAAGCCCCCTCCCACGCCGCCCACGCCAGACTCCTCGACCGGCACCTGCCCCACGGGGCCGACCCCAGACGTCACGTTTGTGCTTTGAACTAACATTATGTCCGATTTGCTGAGTTTCTTCTGTTTCCGGCCTCTCGCCTGTCGGCTGCAGCACGAGctgcagcacaggcagcagTCACCGGCCAGCAGGCATGTGTACAGGTTGAGCTTCTTGTCCTTTTGGCAGCGCACTGCCAACACGATCATAGCCAGCAGGAATATAAAGGACACGGAGCCCAGGGCGATGATGAGAATTAGGGTGAGGTCAAGGGAGGTCTCCTTTGCCTTGGAGGCAGGGCCACGGTCCCCGCTGCGGCCCTCCACCACGCTGTCCACCAGGATTACGCTTACACTTGccgaggaggacagaggtggctGCCCGTGGTCCCTCACTTCAATCAGTAGGTCGTAATAGCCCTGCGGGTCCCTCTTGGCGGAAATCCTGCGGGCCGTCCTGAGTTCTCCTGTCCTCCAGTCCATGCGGAACATCCCCATCTCGTTGCCTCGCAGGATGCTATAGGAGAGCCGTGCGTTCTCGCCATCGTCCGCGTCCATGGCCACGATGCGCGCCACCAGGTAGCCTGGCTCTGCGGAGCGGGGCAGGTGTTCTATGGCCGTGCCGTTTTTCCCGATGGGCGCTATTAAAGTGGGGGCGTTGTCGTTTTGGTCGACTATGATCACATTTACAGTGGCGTTGGAGTAGAGCTCGGGAGTGCCAGAGTCTTTAGCCTGCACACTGAAGCTgaactccttcagctgctcgTAGTCAAAAGAGCGCAGCGCGTAAAGGTAGCCGGTGTCCTGGTTTATGGACACGTACGTGTCCACAGACATGCCCTGTATGTCGCACTCCAATATGGAGTAAGTAATGAGCGCGTTCTGTCCTATGTCGGGATCCAAAGCGCTCACGGCGTGAATAAAAGCACCGGGGACGTTGTTTTCAGTCACATACACGTCGTAAACCGCCTGCGTAAAGCGCGGCGCGTTGTCGTTCTCGTCGGAGACGTGCACTTTGATGGACTTGCTGGTGGCGAGCGAAGGCTGACCTTTGTCTTTGGCAACCACGGTGATAGTGTAGGAATCCGTGTTCTCCCTGTCCAGCGGTCCGTCCGTCACGATGGTGTAGTAGTTTTTGAAAGACGATTTCAGCTTGAACGGAACGTCTCCTAAAATCTCGCAGCTCATGTGTCCGTTCTCCCCGGAGTCCCGATCGGAGACGCTAAAAAGTGCGATCACGGTGCCCGGGGCGTCCTGCTCGCTCACGGACTCGGTCACGGTGCTGAAACCGATCTCCGGGGTGTTGTCGTTCACGTCCGTGAGTTTGACCAGCACTTTGCAGTGCGCGGGCACCGCGTTTGCCCCGAGATCTTTCGCTTGCACGTAAATCTGGTGCGTGCTGCTCTCTTCGTAGTCCACCTCGCCCGCCACCTCGATCCTACCTGTTCGTGCGTCAATATTGAACAGGTCCTTTATCCGTGGCGCGTTGTGGCTGCTGAAAGAATAAACGATTTCCCCGTTCTGCCCCTCGTCGACATCCGTGGCGTTCAGCTGGATGACCAGGGTGCCCACGGGGGAGTTTTCCCGCAGGTTGACCGAGTACACGGTCTGGTCAAAGGTGGGCGCGTTGTCGTTAGAGTCCAGAACTTTAACGACCAGGAGAGCCGTCCCAGTCCTCTGCGGGATGCCCCCGTCCACAGCCGTCAGCACGTAGCGGTGCAACGCCTGCTGCTCCCGGTCCAGGGACTTCTCCAGCACCAGTTCCGCAAACTTGTTTCCGTCGCTCTGCGTCTGCACGTCGAGGTAAAAATAGTTATTATTCGTTATGGCGTATGTGCTGAGCGCGTTTGTGCCCACGTCGGGGTCGAAGGCATTCTCCACTGGGAAACGCGTCCCGGGGATGGCGCTTTCGGATATCTCCACGGAAATGTCTGTCTCGGGGAAGCTGGGCGGATTGTCGTTGATATCCATCACCTCTATTTCCACACGAAAGAGCTCCAACGGGTTCTCCAGAAACACCTCCAGATGCAGCAGGCACGGGATGGTCTGCTTACAGATTTCTTCCCGGTCTATCTTCTCTTTCACGACGAGCGCGCCGTTCTCCAAATTCACTTCCAGATAAGGTGTTCGTGAACTAGGCACCGTCTGAAAGCGGCGAGCGGAAAGTTTGGTAATGTCCAGTCCCAAATCCTCTGCAATATTCCCAACCACGGAGCCTGGTTCCTGCTCCTCTGGCACGGAGTAGTGGAGCTGAGAGACCGCTCCATCCAGGATGGAGATCAGCAAAATGAAGCAAAtcatttcctcttcttctcctcacaAATTGCACttttggagggggaaaaaaagtattaTTCCCTTTTCTTACAAGACCGGAGCATTCCGAATTCCTGCTGTCCGTAAAAAGGCAGTAAAACAATCAGCAGCAGGGCTGTCCGGTTCTGAAAAACCTCTCCTGTGCCTTGAGTCAGTGGAACATTGTGTCGTTTCAGCTGTGAGAAGCACAGCCATGTGATCCGAGCTTCTCCGGTTTAATCAATTCTGCACCGGTCTCTGAGTTTTTGGCGTCAGCGCAAACATTGCAGGCTGGAGCCAGGACGCATAGCCAACACTCCTTGTGCTCAGAACAGACTGCTCCTTCTtcacaaaaaaagggggggaaaagtcAGCCAACCGCATGGGAGATCCCACGCGATCGCAAAATTCAAAGGAGAAAACTGAATCAAATGTTTTCACCATAAACGAAGCAAAAGGAAGCGCTGCGCTCTCTGCGCCTTTCTGTGTGGCTGGAATCACTGCGCCTAAGTGCTCAAAGCGGATGATGTTCTCAGCTCGGCTCCTCTAAGGCGAGTGTGAGTGGAGGGGTTGCTTTTGCGCACAGCTCTCTTCCCCACCAGCCAATAGTATTCTCAAACACCGAGTGTAATGGCACCTGATTGGGGCTCTGCAACGCCAGCCAGAGCACACACCGGACCCTTTATAACAAAACCAGTTAAGTGCCGCtgcgctctcctctcctctcctctctctcctctcctctcctctcctctcctctcctctccttaagGCCTATGTGCTGTTGTAGCTaagaaattaaatgttttacaCGTCCGCTGAACAGAAAAAGCTACGAGGGACAGCAGAGAGGGGTTGACTACCCACTATAGTTTTGTTGTTAAATTAAATATCAGAAGACTGCGCCTCGGTCGGTTATAATACGGATCAGTGGCATTTCAGCGCAACAATTGCTCTCCGTTTCCTAAATATGGGCTCCTGACCCTTACGAGGTCGTCCTTGATGCAATTATTGCAACAGTTTTGCCATCAAAGCTCCGCTGCACATTTGCCAGAGTGTAATAAGTAGACCCACAGTCAAAAGACCACCATAAAAAGCCTGCGCAAGCAGTCAGTGACGCAATACCCGGCGGCACTACggccatcctctctctctcacacacacacacacgcaccacacacacagagcgcaTGACACGAAGACAGGTAAGCATGTTAATGATCTTATATTGCCAGTGTGAGGTGTCTGGTAGGATCCGTATGATTCCAGACTCCATTAGAGCATGATCACACATCAGCTCCTTCAATTCAGCGTAATGACGCGTCATTCTTTGGTCCTGCCGCGTTGTTAATAGCCCGAAGCCTATTAGCTCCCCTGTCTTCCCATTCTTATCATTAACCCCATCACACGCTGGCCTTTAAATGGGATGCAGTTGCATCATGCGCTGAGTTGAATCGTAAAGCATaaattaaatatgcaaataggggaggaaggggaagagcgGCCCAAGTTGTGAGGAAGTCACGGGGGGTATTCGGAGGATGATgacaaaaagatgaaaaggaACGTAATTGAAGCTAATTAACATAAGTCCCTAATTCGGAAATGTAATAGACTGAGCGCCACAATATCGGCGGTAATGCAAACCGACGTGGCCATTGTGCGCCGGATTAAACAGCGCGGGATTCGCGATTCTGCATCTCTCCACACAAGTcaggagaaacaaagaggagacgTTAGATGAATTTGCACCCATGTCTGAGACGGAGCTGTGTGACTGAATCGAGCTGACACTGGAGTCGAATCTGAGAGCAGAGctcagctccccccccccccccccgctcaagATGATACGGAGACCAACGTCGCCCTCTGGCGGCAGCGAGTATATCGCCTTCCATCCATTTCGACGCACACGCTCCAAGAGCGCAATTTGGTTGATTGGACTTTGCTTCCAAAGTTTTTCGATTGTAGCCTTGATTATAAAGCATCAAACGTGCGTGACTTTCTTCATATGCATTCAAAAATGACACGTTTATACAATAATGTGAAAGCATTCTTCCTGTCATCCACATCTCCGTTCATACACCTacttacttttttgtttttataaaccTTTTCATTGCCATTTTCAGCGTggttgatttccttttttaattacAAAGTCTGTTAAGGTGCAAACAGGTGTGACGACATCGAATAATTTTTCAGTATTAACAATAAAGCACAATGATATTGTTGCCGTCAGCACCGTGGCTACGGTTGAGTCGGTtatagggggaaaaaaccaagTTTTCGACTGATTCTATAAGCTAAATAGGCTATTTTTTTGGCACAATATTGCTATTTATCTCTTCAGAATTGGCATCTTGACGATGAAGGATACTCTCACACATGGAATCAGAGGCAGCGGCTCTTTCTAGTCGTGTCTAAGTGTgctaggaaagaaaaaaaacagcaagcAACATCCCCAAACCACAAACTAGCTCACCAAATAGACATATTTGTTTCCATGGTTTCCGTGGTTTCCATGGTTATGGAAACATTGATGGATATGTGGAAAGTAATTGCATGTGCAGCTAATTCTAGTCCTGGTTTGTGTGGGGAAGCATCTGTGGTGAGCGCATGAACAAAAACGAGGAGAAATCGAATCTGTTCTGCTCAGTCGGGGGATTTTTCACGTGACGTCCATGTTTGAGTGGACGGGGAGGACTCGACGCTGTTACATCTGAAATCCACAGAGGCTTTTTAGTACACTCGTGCAAaactgtttgggttttatttgtgtttgtgaaaatAGACTAGGAGCTTTTGTGGCATCTGCCCAGATCGCCTTTAAActtgtgtgttgttgctgtgcttCCCTTTGTTATGTGGCTGGATTCTGCTTCACAAGTCTTTGAGCCCGGAGTTAAGTTCCAATCCTCTGGTAgtttaataaagttaatttagaTTCAAATATGTGCACTTAATTAGCTCCGTGTACATCTGTGTCAGTAAGCCTAGGCCTTCTAAAATCTGATGCTAGCCAAGTACCCCAAAGTTGGCAGATTTTGTGTACTTTTCCAGAAGCCAGAATCCGCTACAGATGCTGGTAGGCAGATTGTTTTAAGTATGAATGCTGCCAGGTTGGCTTTTTCCAGCCTTTATGCTAATTAAAGCGGCGGTATATTGATACACAATCATTGGCAGGAACTTGGAGAGACACCTCTCAACCTCAAGCTTCCCCCCAACCCACCAACTCACGCTTTCATCTACGCAACACTTGTCAGTCCCCCACACATCTACTTCGGTACGACTGCAGCAGTAATGGTCACAATTTGTCAACTTCATGTGTGGGCAAACTGACCACTATGCACTGCAGGTGGTGGTGTAGCAATTAAATTCGATTTAGGGCATTTTAGGCCTTTGGAGTTTGGTTTTCCAAAGGACCCTGCTGTGTAAACTCTTTGAAAATGTTGTTCTCCAAACTTGCAGGGACActgaaaatgaggaaaaccTTCAGTTCAAGCAGAGTGAACCGCGTGCAGGGTGGTCAGGCCGGGAACGCCACAGGTCCCCCTCAGAGTCTTTCCCACTGCTGCAAATGGTTCCGCCGAGCAGATATTGAATTATGTTCAGTCGCGACTAGCCATCCATTTGCTATAAACCACCACAATCAGGGTCATAAGGGTGCCGGTGCTTATCCCAGCAGCCGCCCGAGTGTTTTCCCACCCTTGCATGGAAAAACACGCATAATCCACAGGGAAGCGCTGGAATCATAATACTGGGTCAGGAACCACACCAACTGGcaagcctgttttttttttttttcttctctttttgttttttccatagTAACGTCCTCTCACACATGTTTATGGTAAATCACCAGCTGCAGAACATCTCCGTCCGTCCAAATGTCCAAAAATGGGATAAATACTTGTCTTTTCTCTAAGATCAGACTTGAATAAGTCAACTCATGACATCAATGCTACTGTGGTGGTGGTATTACAAATGTATATTCCAAGCATGAACGTTCTTGTATTTGGCTCGATTTCTGCTTGTCTTCACCAGTAGGAACAATATTAGAGGTCCTTCTTACTTCACTGCCGCCACATTCATAATTTAGTGCTTCCAACATGACAAATGGGGCATAATTTTTTGACAAATGATATCATAACCATCCGTGATGTAAGGGGCTAACGGACTAAGACTTGGTCTACAGGTAAAAGCTCAGCAGGCCATTAAAATTTCATAATAAGTACAAAAAGGCAATTAAGATATCATTAA from Takifugu flavidus isolate HTHZ2018 chromosome 6, ASM371156v2, whole genome shotgun sequence encodes the following:
- the LOC130527675 gene encoding protocadherin-10-like isoform X2; its protein translation is MICFILLISILDGAVSQLHYSVPEEQEPGSVVGNIAEDLGLDITKLSARRFQTVPSSRTPYLEVNLENGALVVKEKIDREEICKQTIPCLLHLEVFLENPLELFRVEIEVMDINDNPPSFPETDISVEISESAIPGTRFPVENAFDPDVGTNALSTYAITNNNYFYLDVQTQSDGNKFAELVLEKSLDREQQALHRYVLTAVDGGIPQRTGTALLVVKVLDSNDNAPTFDQTVYSVNLRENSPVGTLVIQLNATDVDEGQNGEIVYSFSSHNAPRIKDLFNIDARTGRIEVAGEVDYEESSTHQIYVQAKDLGANAVPAHCKVLVKLTDVNDNTPEIGFSTVTESVSEQDAPGTVIALFSVSDRDSGENGHMSCEILGDVPFKLKSSFKNYYTIVTDGPLDRENTDSYTITVVAKDKGQPSLATSKSIKVHVSDENDNAPRFTQAVYDVYVTENNVPGAFIHAVSALDPDIGQNALITYSILECDIQGMSVDTYVSINQDTGYLYALRSFDYEQLKEFSFSVQAKDSGTPELYSNATVNVIIVDQNDNAPTLIAPIGKNGTAIEHLPRSAEPGYLVARIVAMDADDGENARLSYSILRGNEMGMFRMDWRTGELRTARRISAKRDPQGYYDLLIEVRDHGQPPLSSSASVSVILVDSVVEGRSGDRGPASKAKETSLDLTLILIIALGSVSFIFLLAMIVLAVRCQKDKKLNLYTCLLAGDCCLCCSSCCSRQARGRKQKKLSKSDIMLVQSTNVTSGVGPVGQVPVEESGVGGVGGGFGSHHHQNQNSYCYQVCLTPESAKTDLMFLKPCSPSRNTEADHANPCGAIVTGYCDQQPDIISNGSILSNETKHQRAELGYLVDRPRRVNSSAFQEADIVSSKDSGHGDSEQGDSDHDATNRGHSAGTDLFSNCTEECKALGHSDRCWMPSFVPSDGRQGPDYRSNLHVPGMDATLPDTEVPSSVNLSDQLTVTSSTASSNDRSFSTFGKDGQRSQSHHSLHQHLHQQQPQYSSSTLERKEYDRGTLPYKPTFLSRKRIC
- the LOC130527675 gene encoding protocadherin-10-like isoform X1; this encodes MICFILLISILDGAVSQLHYSVPEEQEPGSVVGNIAEDLGLDITKLSARRFQTVPSSRTPYLEVNLENGALVVKEKIDREEICKQTIPCLLHLEVFLENPLELFRVEIEVMDINDNPPSFPETDISVEISESAIPGTRFPVENAFDPDVGTNALSTYAITNNNYFYLDVQTQSDGNKFAELVLEKSLDREQQALHRYVLTAVDGGIPQRTGTALLVVKVLDSNDNAPTFDQTVYSVNLRENSPVGTLVIQLNATDVDEGQNGEIVYSFSSHNAPRIKDLFNIDARTGRIEVAGEVDYEESSTHQIYVQAKDLGANAVPAHCKVLVKLTDVNDNTPEIGFSTVTESVSEQDAPGTVIALFSVSDRDSGENGHMSCEILGDVPFKLKSSFKNYYTIVTDGPLDRENTDSYTITVVAKDKGQPSLATSKSIKVHVSDENDNAPRFTQAVYDVYVTENNVPGAFIHAVSALDPDIGQNALITYSILECDIQGMSVDTYVSINQDTGYLYALRSFDYEQLKEFSFSVQAKDSGTPELYSNATVNVIIVDQNDNAPTLIAPIGKNGTAIEHLPRSAEPGYLVARIVAMDADDGENARLSYSILRGNEMGMFRMDWRTGELRTARRISAKRDPQGYYDLLIEVRDHGQPPLSSSASVSVILVDSVVEGRSGDRGPASKAKETSLDLTLILIIALGSVSFIFLLAMIVLAVRCQKDKKLNLYTCLLAGDCCLCCSSCCSRQARGRKQKKLSKSDIMLVQSTNVTSGVGPVGQVPVEESGVGGVGGGFGSHHHQNQNSYCYQVCLTPESAKTDLMFLKPCSPSRNTEADHANPCGAIVTGYCDQQPDIISNGSILSNETKHQRAELGYLVDRPRRVNSSAFQEADIVSSKDSGHGDSEQGDSDHDATNRGHSAGTDLFSNCTEECKALGHSDRCWMPSFVPSDGRQGPDYRSNLHVPGMDATLPDTEVPSSVNLSDQLTVTSSTASSNDRSFSTFGKDGQRSQSHHSLHQHLHQQQPQYSSSTLERKEYDRGTLPYKPTFLCEYQYENSLGPYDFGLVQYRY
- the LOC130527675 gene encoding protocadherin-10-like isoform X3 — translated: MICFILLISILDGAVSQLHYSVPEEQEPGSVVGNIAEDLGLDITKLSARRFQTVPSSRTPYLEVNLENGALVVKEKIDREEICKQTIPCLLHLEVFLENPLELFRVEIEVMDINDNPPSFPETDISVEISESAIPGTRFPVENAFDPDVGTNALSTYAITNNNYFYLDVQTQSDGNKFAELVLEKSLDREQQALHRYVLTAVDGGIPQRTGTALLVVKVLDSNDNAPTFDQTVYSVNLRENSPVGTLVIQLNATDVDEGQNGEIVYSFSSHNAPRIKDLFNIDARTGRIEVAGEVDYEESSTHQIYVQAKDLGANAVPAHCKVLVKLTDVNDNTPEIGFSTVTESVSEQDAPGTVIALFSVSDRDSGENGHMSCEILGDVPFKLKSSFKNYYTIVTDGPLDRENTDSYTITVVAKDKGQPSLATSKSIKVHVSDENDNAPRFTQAVYDVYVTENNVPGAFIHAVSALDPDIGQNALITYSILECDIQGMSVDTYVSINQDTGYLYALRSFDYEQLKEFSFSVQAKDSGTPELYSNATVNVIIVDQNDNAPTLIAPIGKNGTAIEHLPRSAEPGYLVARIVAMDADDGENARLSYSILRGNEMGMFRMDWRTGELRTARRISAKRDPQGYYDLLIEVRDHGQPPLSSSASVSVILVDSVVEGRSGDRGPASKAKETSLDLTLILIIALGSVSFIFLLAMIVLAVRCQKDKKLNLYTCLLAGDCCLCCSSCCSRQARGRKQKKLSKSDIMLVQSTNVTSGVGPVGQVPVEESGVGGVGGGFGSHHHQNQNSYCYQVCLTPESAKTDLMFLKPCSPSRNTEADHANPCGAIVTGYCDQQPDIISNGSILSNETKHQRAELGYLVDRPRRVNSSAFQEADIVSSKDSGHGDSEQGDSDHDATNRGHSAGTDLFSNCTEECKALGHSDRCWMPSFVPSDGRQGPDYRSNLHVPGMDATLPDTEPAKGFVSSFHVDLSETA